In a genomic window of Pontibacter liquoris:
- the dapA gene encoding 4-hydroxy-tetrahydrodipicolinate synthase, translated as MIREKLRGTGVALATPFTKELAVDYGALRKLLEFVLEGGVNYLVINGTTAESVTTTTDEKAEILRFIKQEVNNRVPLVYGIGGNNTQHVLDTIAETDLHGIAALLSVSPYYNKPSQQGIYQHYVAIANASPVPVILYNVPGRTGSNVTAETTLKLAVHENIIGTKEASGNLEQCMYIARHKPKDFMLLSGDDMLAVPMASFGAEGVISVLANAFPEKFSRMMQLALTEDFKAAAELMLSFVDINPMMYEEGNPVGVKAVLERFGVCTAAVRLPLVEASSGLKDRLYKLL; from the coding sequence ATGATCAGAGAAAAATTAAGAGGTACAGGCGTGGCCTTGGCTACGCCTTTCACGAAAGAGCTGGCGGTGGATTACGGAGCCCTCCGCAAGCTGCTGGAATTTGTGTTGGAAGGAGGCGTAAACTACCTGGTCATAAACGGCACTACGGCAGAGTCGGTGACCACCACCACGGATGAAAAGGCCGAGATCCTGCGCTTTATAAAGCAGGAGGTAAATAACCGGGTGCCCCTGGTGTATGGCATTGGCGGCAACAATACCCAACACGTGTTGGATACCATAGCAGAAACAGACCTGCATGGCATAGCGGCCCTGCTTTCGGTAAGCCCTTATTATAATAAGCCCTCGCAACAGGGCATTTACCAGCACTACGTGGCCATTGCCAATGCCTCGCCGGTGCCGGTTATACTTTATAATGTGCCGGGCCGCACGGGCAGCAACGTTACCGCCGAAACAACCCTTAAACTGGCCGTGCACGAGAACATCATCGGCACCAAAGAAGCCTCCGGGAACCTGGAGCAGTGCATGTACATTGCCCGCCATAAGCCCAAAGACTTTATGCTGCTCAGCGGCGACGATATGCTGGCTGTTCCGATGGCATCTTTTGGAGCAGAAGGCGTGATCTCGGTACTGGCCAATGCCTTCCCTGAAAAATTCAGCCGCATGATGCAGCTGGCCCTGACCGAAGACTTTAAAGCAGCCGCCGAGCTCATGCTCTCGTTTGTAGACATAAACCCGATGATGTACGAAGAAGGAAACCCAGTAGGCGTTAAAGCAGTGCTGGAGCGGTTTGGCGTTTGTACGGCCGCTGTTCGGCTACCGCTGGTAGAAGCCTCTTCCGGCTTAAAAGACAGATTATACAAGTTACTCTAA
- a CDS encoding cytochrome c oxidase subunit 3, producing the protein MDPDKKNKIYARQLSAFSKIEKMHPIRMLLYLSMIGIGVLFFILVVAFARTGGFPQTSFELPKFFSVSTVLLLFSSYAISRVPRFYKKDKLHKMTRYLGLTLVLGLLFVGAQFIGWNEMVRSGVYFTGKASGTYLYLISALHVLHLLGGIIFLSFLFFKTAHVATDGVRSLIFIRDPYRHLQLTMLCGYWHFMDFLWLGLYLVFLFMA; encoded by the coding sequence ATGGATCCAGATAAGAAAAATAAAATTTACGCCAGGCAACTCTCTGCGTTCAGTAAAATAGAGAAGATGCACCCTATCCGTATGCTGCTCTACCTGAGTATGATCGGCATCGGAGTCTTGTTTTTTATACTGGTCGTAGCTTTTGCGCGTACCGGCGGGTTTCCGCAAACCTCCTTCGAATTGCCTAAATTTTTCAGCGTCAGTACGGTGCTGTTGCTTTTCAGCAGTTATGCCATCAGCCGGGTGCCCCGTTTTTATAAAAAAGACAAACTACACAAAATGACGCGCTACCTGGGCCTGACCTTAGTGCTGGGGCTGTTATTTGTAGGCGCGCAGTTTATTGGCTGGAATGAAATGGTCAGAAGTGGGGTCTACTTTACCGGGAAAGCCTCGGGCACCTATCTTTACCTGATCTCGGCACTCCACGTGCTGCATTTACTGGGCGGCATCATCTTCCTTTCCTTTCTTTTCTTTAAAACAGCCCATGTCGCAACTGACGGGGTTCGGAGCCTGATCTTTATCCGCGACCCTTACCGCCACCTGCAGCTTACCATGCTGTGTGGCTACTGGCATTTTATGGATTTCTTATGGCTGGGCCTTTACCTGGTGTTCCTTTTCATGGCCTGA
- the ligA gene encoding NAD-dependent DNA ligase LigA — protein sequence MALQKDPALELQELTDRINYLNYQYYQNSVSEVSDYEFDQLLKRLQELEEQFPALRQPNSPTLRVGGTITKNFETVFHKYPMLSLSNTYSEEELREFDNRVRKAIGSDVEYVCEQKFDGVAISLTYENGQFVQGATRGDGTRGDNITANVRTIRDVPLQVHGEGFPELFEVRGEVFMPLPVFQQLNAEREETGEQLLANPRNATSGTLKQQDSAVVASRKLGCFCYSFHTFQPLFDSHSESLQAIHKWGFQVSDTWRKCSSIEEVLAYVNEWEVRRTELPIATDGVVVKVNSYALQQELGFTSKSPRWAIAYKYAAMSAATRLQGIQYQVGRTGAVTPVALLEPVLLAGTVVKRASVHNANEIQRLDLRLGDMVFVEKGGEIIPKITGVDLAQRPADSQPILYPTNCPACGTPLVRSEGEANFYCPNDTGCEPQILAKFEHFISRKAMNITDLGPETIAQLYRTGLARNVADLYDLTFEQLCVLERMGEKSANNILASLERSKATPYDRVLFALGIRFVGSTVARKLAEQLPDLEALRGATYEELLAINEIGERIANSIITYFQDQDNVQLVERLKQAGLTFKSSFKSPEMESDRLEDKTFVISGVFQSMSREELQQLILSHGGKVVSSISAKLNYLVAGDKMGPAKREKATKLGVPILSEDEFLEMIK from the coding sequence ATGGCATTACAGAAAGACCCGGCACTGGAACTGCAGGAACTGACAGATCGAATAAATTACCTCAACTACCAATATTACCAGAACAGTGTTTCCGAAGTATCGGACTATGAATTTGACCAGCTGCTGAAACGGCTGCAGGAACTGGAAGAACAGTTTCCGGCCCTGCGGCAGCCCAATTCACCTACCTTGCGCGTGGGCGGCACCATTACTAAGAACTTCGAGACCGTTTTCCACAAATACCCCATGCTCTCGCTGAGCAACACTTACTCGGAGGAGGAACTGCGCGAGTTCGATAACCGGGTACGCAAGGCCATTGGCAGCGACGTGGAGTATGTCTGCGAGCAGAAGTTTGACGGTGTGGCCATCAGCCTGACCTACGAAAACGGGCAGTTTGTGCAGGGCGCGACCCGGGGCGATGGCACCCGCGGCGATAATATCACAGCCAATGTGCGCACCATCCGGGATGTACCTTTGCAGGTGCACGGAGAAGGTTTTCCGGAGTTGTTTGAAGTGCGTGGCGAAGTGTTTATGCCCTTGCCTGTTTTCCAGCAGCTGAATGCGGAACGTGAGGAAACCGGCGAGCAGCTGCTGGCCAATCCACGCAATGCCACCTCGGGTACCCTCAAGCAACAGGATTCGGCCGTTGTTGCCAGCCGCAAGCTGGGTTGCTTCTGTTATAGTTTCCATACATTCCAACCCCTGTTCGACTCTCATTCCGAAAGTCTGCAGGCTATCCACAAGTGGGGTTTCCAGGTATCGGATACCTGGCGCAAGTGCAGCTCTATAGAAGAGGTGCTGGCTTACGTGAACGAATGGGAAGTGCGCCGCACAGAACTGCCCATCGCTACTGATGGCGTAGTGGTGAAGGTAAACAGCTATGCGCTGCAACAGGAACTGGGGTTTACTTCTAAAAGTCCCCGCTGGGCCATTGCCTACAAGTATGCCGCAATGAGTGCCGCCACCCGGCTGCAGGGCATCCAGTACCAGGTGGGCCGCACAGGAGCTGTCACGCCGGTAGCGCTGCTGGAGCCTGTCCTGCTGGCCGGCACCGTGGTAAAGCGCGCCTCGGTGCATAATGCCAACGAAATCCAGCGCCTGGACCTGCGCCTGGGCGATATGGTGTTTGTGGAAAAAGGCGGCGAGATCATCCCCAAGATCACCGGTGTAGACCTGGCCCAACGCCCTGCAGACAGTCAACCCATCTTATATCCGACCAACTGCCCCGCCTGCGGCACGCCGCTGGTGCGCTCCGAGGGTGAAGCCAACTTTTACTGCCCGAATGATACAGGTTGCGAACCGCAGATACTTGCAAAATTCGAGCATTTTATCTCGCGCAAAGCGATGAACATCACCGACCTGGGTCCTGAAACCATTGCCCAACTTTATAGAACAGGCCTGGCCCGCAATGTCGCCGACTTGTATGATCTAACATTTGAACAATTGTGCGTGCTGGAGCGCATGGGCGAAAAATCAGCCAACAACATTCTGGCCAGCCTGGAACGGTCTAAAGCCACGCCGTATGACCGCGTTTTATTTGCGCTGGGCATCCGGTTTGTAGGCAGCACCGTAGCGCGCAAGCTAGCCGAGCAACTACCTGACCTGGAAGCACTGCGGGGCGCAACATACGAGGAACTGCTTGCCATCAACGAGATCGGTGAACGCATTGCCAACTCCATCATCACTTATTTCCAGGACCAGGACAATGTGCAGCTGGTAGAGCGGCTGAAGCAGGCCGGCTTAACGTTTAAGTCTTCGTTTAAATCCCCTGAAATGGAAAGCGACCGGCTGGAGGATAAAACATTTGTGATCTCAGGCGTTTTCCAGAGTATGAGCCGCGAAGAATTGCAACAGCTCATCCTTAGCCACGGCGGCAAGGTGGTCAGCTCCATCTCCGCTAAACTAAACTACCTGGTAGCCGGCGATAAAATGGGCCCCGCCAAGCGTGAGAAAGCCACCAAGCTGGGCGTGCCGATTCTCTCGGAAGACGAGTTTTTAGAAATGATAAAGTAA
- a CDS encoding sensor histidine kinase, with protein sequence MNIALQQVTMKKRYQIALHVVAWLLFGAWVFYFLQANRTLSVAKVLDVAVGLAFQLVIFYFNWYVLIPRFLARNHLLLYIASVLTTLLVFALVRAPLDYFVFREFNPNMKALYTTERLLQYALGGLVTVFISSALKVTGNYIRNERRNKELETQKLTAELAYLKSQVNPHFLFNTLNNIYSLAYKQHPETPDAIMKLSLLMRYMLYESNDTLVSLEKEVDHINNFIDLQKLRLREQTSIKLHVEGDLAGKQIAPMLLMTLVENAFKHGLVSRNEIGIILNLQVQEDALLFSTVNNSSTHKKREFGGIGLENLRRRLNLLYPDRHQLTLEEKEGTFFATLKLYFRPNHK encoded by the coding sequence ATGAATATTGCTTTGCAGCAGGTAACCATGAAAAAACGCTATCAGATAGCCTTGCACGTAGTGGCATGGTTGCTTTTTGGCGCCTGGGTATTTTACTTTTTGCAGGCAAACCGCACCTTGTCGGTGGCCAAGGTGCTGGATGTGGCCGTGGGGCTGGCTTTTCAGCTGGTTATCTTTTACTTTAACTGGTATGTGCTCATCCCACGTTTTCTGGCGCGCAACCACCTGTTGCTCTACATTGCCTCGGTGCTCACTACCCTACTCGTTTTTGCGCTGGTGCGCGCGCCGCTCGACTACTTCGTTTTCCGGGAGTTTAATCCCAATATGAAGGCCCTCTATACCACCGAAAGGCTGCTACAGTATGCCCTGGGAGGTCTGGTGACGGTTTTTATCAGCTCGGCCCTGAAAGTAACCGGCAACTACATCCGTAACGAGCGCCGCAACAAGGAACTGGAAACGCAGAAGCTCACCGCCGAGCTGGCCTACCTCAAATCGCAGGTAAACCCGCACTTCCTGTTCAACACCCTGAATAACATCTACTCGCTGGCTTATAAGCAGCACCCCGAAACGCCGGATGCGATCATGAAACTCTCGCTGCTGATGCGCTACATGCTCTATGAAAGCAACGACACGCTGGTGAGCCTTGAAAAAGAGGTCGATCATATCAACAACTTTATTGATCTGCAGAAGCTGCGCCTGCGCGAGCAGACAAGTATAAAACTGCATGTGGAAGGCGACCTGGCCGGCAAGCAGATTGCCCCAATGCTGCTGATGACGCTGGTCGAAAACGCCTTTAAGCACGGCCTGGTGAGCCGCAACGAGATCGGCATTATCCTTAACCTGCAGGTGCAGGAAGACGCCCTCCTGTTTAGCACGGTGAACAACAGCAGCACCCATAAAAAGCGTGAGTTCGGGGGCATTGGGCTTGAGAACCTGCGCCGCCGCCTGAACCTGCTTTACCCCGACCGCCACCAGCTGACACTCGAGGAGAAAGAGGGGACATTTTTCGCTACCTTAAAGTTATACTTCAGACCTAACCACAAATAA
- a CDS encoding LytR/AlgR family response regulator transcription factor, which translates to MTITCLAVDDEPLALDIIESYVSKLPFLHLVKTCSSATEAMQVLQEEQVDLMFLDIEMPELTGIQFLNILKHQPLIIFTTAYPDYALEGFNQDAVDYLLKPIPFDRFLKAVTKAQERLQRNGKPAEPHAIASPPAAEQDFMFVKADYKTIRVDFKDILWIEGLKDYIIIQTKDQKIITLLSMNKMMEKLPAAKFLRVHRSFIVSLQKIDSIEKSRIRIGNKEIPIGEVYKDQFLRWVEENNIQ; encoded by the coding sequence ATGACGATCACATGCCTTGCCGTAGACGATGAGCCCCTGGCCCTGGATATCATCGAGAGCTACGTAAGTAAACTGCCTTTCCTGCACCTGGTAAAAACCTGCTCCAGCGCCACAGAGGCCATGCAGGTGCTGCAGGAAGAACAAGTGGATCTGATGTTTCTGGATATCGAAATGCCGGAGCTCACAGGCATCCAGTTTCTGAATATCCTCAAGCACCAGCCGCTCATCATCTTCACTACCGCCTACCCCGATTATGCGCTGGAAGGCTTTAACCAGGATGCGGTGGATTACCTGCTCAAGCCTATCCCCTTCGATCGTTTTCTGAAAGCCGTAACCAAAGCCCAGGAGCGGCTGCAGCGAAATGGAAAACCAGCCGAGCCCCATGCCATCGCCTCACCGCCGGCAGCAGAGCAGGATTTCATGTTTGTGAAGGCCGACTATAAAACCATCCGCGTGGATTTTAAAGACATCCTCTGGATCGAAGGCCTGAAAGATTACATCATTATTCAGACAAAAGACCAGAAGATCATCACGCTGCTCTCGATGAACAAGATGATGGAAAAGCTGCCCGCTGCAAAATTCCTGCGGGTGCACCGTTCCTTTATTGTGTCACTGCAAAAGATCGACAGCATCGAAAAAAGCCGCATCCGCATCGGCAATAAGGAAATACCGATCGGCGAAGTATACAAAGACCAGTTCCTCAGGTGGGTGGAGGAGAACAATATCCAGTAG
- a CDS encoding lysylphosphatidylglycerol synthase transmembrane domain-containing protein — MALSLQKLQSQFSVRRLLLPMLLGLGVVGYMLYRNYQPDQLQTLLNANLGWLAVALLVLFIRDFGYIYRIRHVTDKALSWRQSFSVIMLWEFASCALPSVVGGSTIAAYILFKEKIPLGKSIAQVMVTAMLDNLYFVAAVPLVLLFTQGHVLPEMEGLNPALRESLGVAFFISYLLIALYACAMFYALFINPKAVKQLLLRLARMKLLRRWSPALFRHANELLIASQHLHHKPRAYWLRASLSTFFVWTARYVIIGCLIAAFAHLSLHEHLVIFSRNLIYKIVLFVSVTPGAAGIAEVAFPAFFGAFLGGFTTIVVLLYRLLTYYLYLLVGAFVFPRWAARVFKHETPSLENASAAAFTKNPILLNR; from the coding sequence ATGGCCCTCTCCCTCCAGAAATTACAGTCGCAGTTTTCTGTGCGCCGCCTGCTCCTGCCCATGCTGCTTGGCCTGGGCGTGGTGGGCTATATGCTGTATCGTAACTACCAGCCCGATCAGCTGCAGACGCTGCTGAATGCTAACCTGGGCTGGCTAGCTGTGGCGCTGCTGGTCTTGTTTATCCGCGACTTTGGCTATATTTACCGGATCCGCCACGTAACCGATAAGGCCCTGAGCTGGCGCCAAAGCTTCAGTGTGATCATGCTCTGGGAGTTTGCCTCCTGTGCCCTGCCCTCGGTGGTGGGCGGCTCTACGATTGCCGCTTACATCCTGTTCAAAGAGAAGATCCCGCTGGGCAAATCCATCGCCCAGGTGATGGTGACGGCCATGCTCGATAATTTATACTTTGTGGCGGCGGTTCCGCTGGTGCTGCTCTTTACCCAGGGCCATGTGCTGCCCGAAATGGAAGGCCTTAACCCGGCGCTGCGCGAAAGCCTGGGGGTTGCCTTCTTTATCAGCTATCTGCTGATCGCGCTCTACGCCTGCGCCATGTTTTACGCGCTCTTCATTAATCCCAAAGCGGTAAAACAACTGTTGCTACGCCTGGCCCGCATGAAACTGCTCAGGCGCTGGAGCCCCGCGCTCTTCCGCCACGCCAACGAGCTGCTGATCGCCTCACAGCACCTGCACCATAAGCCCCGGGCGTACTGGCTGCGGGCCAGCCTTTCGACCTTCTTTGTATGGACCGCCCGCTACGTCATCATCGGCTGCCTGATCGCAGCCTTTGCTCACCTGAGCCTGCATGAGCACCTGGTGATCTTCTCGCGCAACCTCATTTACAAGATCGTGTTGTTCGTTTCTGTGACGCCAGGTGCGGCGGGCATTGCCGAAGTTGCTTTTCCGGCATTCTTTGGTGCCTTTTTAGGTGGATTTACAACTATTGTTGTGTTACTTTACCGTTTACTGACCTATTATTTATATTTGCTTGTAGGCGCATTTGTTTTCCCGAGGTGGGCGGCCCGCGTGTTTAAGCACGAAACGCCAAGTTTGGAGAATGCTTCTGCGGCTGCCTTTACCAAGAACCCTATACTACTAAACCGATAG
- a CDS encoding KUP/HAK/KT family potassium transporter — MELKHKAGAVSTAGLLISLGIIYGDIGTSPLYVMKAIIGGNPISEILVYGGISCVFWTLTLQTTIKYVLLTLQADNNGEGGIFSLYTLIRRRAGWLIIPAMLGGSALLADGIITPPISVSSAIEGLRILYPNIPTVPIVLAILTGLFVMQRFGSEIVGKAFGPIMFLWFTMLGSLGALGVVSHPEILKALNPYYAYNMLVNYPNGFWLLGAVFLCTTGAEALYSDLGHCGRPNIRLSWTFVKTCLLLNYLGQGSWLMTHVGGQLNENPFYGIMPGWFVLPGVGIATIAAIIASQALISGSFTLISEAIRLNLWPKVKLVYPTNMKGQLYVPSINWLLWLGCCGVVLYFRESEKMEAAYGLAITMAMLSTTILMSYYLYIKSHSRILVALFLVLYMSIEAAFLVANLSKFPHGGWVSLMIGGLLLTVMYIWLNAQQIKRSLTEYVRLKDYLPALRELSADETIPKYTTHLVFMTSASKPSEIESKVIYSIFQKRPKRADIYWFVHVETTDEPYTLDYQVRKLDEDDVIRIDFRLGFRVEQRINLFFRKVVEELVENGEVDITSRYNSLSRQHLIGDFRFVVLEKFLSYENDLPFKERLIMEWYFNIKQFTSSESKWFGLDSSSVKVEKVPLVITPAQLPQLKRILV, encoded by the coding sequence ATGGAGCTTAAACACAAGGCTGGCGCCGTTTCTACCGCCGGCCTACTGATTTCCCTGGGCATTATTTACGGAGATATCGGCACTTCGCCGCTCTATGTAATGAAAGCCATCATCGGGGGAAACCCAATCTCTGAGATTCTGGTGTACGGCGGTATTTCCTGTGTTTTCTGGACGCTTACGCTGCAGACCACTATCAAGTATGTGCTGCTTACCCTGCAGGCCGACAACAATGGCGAAGGCGGTATTTTCTCGCTTTATACCCTAATCCGCCGCCGTGCCGGCTGGCTGATCATCCCGGCCATGCTGGGAGGTAGCGCCCTGCTGGCTGATGGCATTATTACACCTCCTATTTCCGTTTCTTCGGCCATCGAGGGGTTACGCATCCTGTACCCCAACATTCCGACTGTGCCCATTGTGCTGGCCATCCTTACCGGCTTGTTTGTGATGCAGCGCTTCGGCTCTGAAATCGTGGGCAAGGCGTTTGGACCGATCATGTTCCTGTGGTTTACCATGCTGGGCTCATTGGGTGCGCTGGGCGTGGTGAGCCACCCGGAAATACTCAAGGCACTGAACCCCTATTACGCTTACAACATGCTGGTAAACTACCCCAACGGCTTCTGGCTGCTGGGAGCGGTATTCCTGTGTACGACCGGGGCGGAAGCATTATACTCGGACCTGGGCCACTGCGGCCGTCCCAACATCCGCCTGAGCTGGACCTTTGTAAAAACCTGCCTCCTGCTCAATTACCTGGGGCAGGGCTCCTGGCTGATGACGCACGTGGGCGGGCAGCTGAACGAGAACCCGTTTTATGGCATTATGCCCGGGTGGTTTGTGCTGCCGGGTGTCGGTATTGCTACCATTGCCGCTATCATTGCCAGTCAGGCGCTGATCAGTGGTTCTTTTACCCTCATCAGCGAGGCCATTCGCCTTAACTTGTGGCCGAAAGTAAAGCTGGTATACCCAACAAATATGAAGGGCCAACTATACGTACCAAGTATAAACTGGCTCCTGTGGCTGGGCTGCTGCGGCGTGGTGCTCTACTTCCGCGAATCAGAAAAAATGGAAGCGGCCTATGGCCTGGCGATCACCATGGCGATGCTGTCCACCACCATCCTGATGAGCTATTACCTCTACATCAAGAGCCACTCGCGCATCCTGGTAGCCTTGTTCCTGGTGCTGTACATGAGCATCGAGGCGGCTTTCCTAGTGGCGAACCTGAGCAAGTTCCCGCATGGCGGCTGGGTATCGCTTATGATCGGCGGGCTGCTGCTCACGGTCATGTATATCTGGCTTAATGCCCAGCAGATCAAGCGCAGCCTTACCGAGTACGTCCGCCTGAAAGATTACCTGCCGGCCCTGCGCGAGCTTAGTGCGGACGAGACCATCCCTAAGTATACCACGCACCTGGTGTTTATGACGAGTGCCTCCAAGCCTAGCGAGATCGAATCGAAGGTGATCTACTCGATCTTCCAGAAACGCCCGAAGCGCGCCGATATTTACTGGTTTGTGCACGTGGAAACCACCGACGAGCCTTATACTTTAGATTACCAGGTGCGCAAGCTGGACGAAGACGATGTGATCCGCATTGATTTCAGGCTGGGCTTCCGGGTAGAACAGCGCATCAACCTCTTCTTCCGCAAAGTAGTGGAGGAGCTGGTCGAAAACGGCGAGGTGGACATTACCAGCCGCTACAACTCGTTGAGCAGGCAGCATCTTATCGGTGATTTCCGGTTTGTTGTTCTCGAAAAGTTCTTATCTTACGAGAACGATTTACCTTTTAAGGAACGCCTGATTATGGAGTGGTACTTTAACATCAAACAGTTTACCAGTTCCGAAAGCAAGTGGTTCGGCCTCGACAGCAGCTCGGTAAAAGTAGAGAAAGTGCCCTTGGTTATTACGCCGGCACAACTGCCGCAGCTGAAGCGAATCCTGGTTTAA
- a CDS encoding amino acid permease, with protein MNELLKNIRRRKNASAMLSDYHKSGEIAGTDLVRTLQLKDLVSFGIAAIIGAGIFSTIGNASAAGGPGVSLLFIFTAIACGFSALCYAQFASSIPVSGSAYTYAYASFGELVAWIIGWDLLMEYAIGNIAVAISWSDYFTAVLNGVGLGIPKYLSMDYLSASRGYAEAVAQLAQGNALSSLPFNIQEGYLAWLNAPAIGNFKLIADIPALGITALITYLVYVGVKESKRTANMLVLLKLIVILIVISVGAFYINPDNWSPFAPNGVSGILKGVSAVFFAYIGFDAISTTAEECENPQRDLPRAMIIALILCTVLYVILALVLTGMVPYYELAVGDPLAFVFSRVNLDAIAGIVAVSAIVAMASVLLVFQYGQPRIWMSMSRDGLLPKVFSRIHPKYKTPSFATIVTGFVVAIPALFMNLTEVTDLTSIGTLFAFVLVCGGVLIQEDYHEVPAGKKIFRVPYINGKYILPLLMIVGLGVLFTYNREGIDTFLSMRNGTEQGWDVFKHKIPLIGFFIVTAVITVLTFTRNFSLIPVLGLLTNLYLMTELGITNWSRFLIWLVLGLIIYFFYGYKNSKLAKAEEPVSV; from the coding sequence ATGAACGAACTGCTCAAAAACATCCGGCGCCGCAAAAACGCTTCGGCCATGCTTTCTGACTACCACAAAAGTGGCGAAATTGCCGGCACAGACCTGGTACGCACCTTACAGCTAAAAGACCTGGTATCCTTTGGTATTGCCGCCATTATCGGGGCAGGCATTTTCAGTACCATCGGCAACGCCAGCGCAGCAGGTGGCCCGGGGGTTTCGCTGCTTTTCATTTTCACCGCCATTGCCTGCGGCTTTTCAGCCTTATGCTATGCGCAGTTCGCGTCCTCTATCCCTGTTTCGGGCAGTGCCTATACCTATGCCTATGCTTCGTTTGGCGAGCTGGTCGCCTGGATCATTGGCTGGGATCTGTTGATGGAATACGCCATCGGCAACATCGCTGTGGCCATCTCGTGGTCCGATTATTTTACAGCCGTGCTGAACGGCGTGGGCCTGGGTATTCCCAAATACCTGTCGATGGATTACCTGAGCGCCTCCCGCGGCTATGCCGAAGCGGTCGCGCAACTGGCGCAGGGCAATGCCCTCTCCTCGCTGCCTTTCAATATTCAGGAAGGCTACCTGGCCTGGCTCAATGCCCCGGCGATCGGCAACTTTAAACTCATTGCTGATATCCCCGCCCTGGGCATCACCGCCCTCATCACGTACCTGGTGTATGTGGGGGTAAAAGAATCAAAACGCACAGCCAACATGCTGGTGCTCCTTAAACTGATCGTAATCCTGATTGTGATCTCGGTCGGTGCTTTCTACATCAACCCCGACAACTGGAGCCCTTTTGCGCCAAATGGTGTGAGCGGCATCCTGAAAGGCGTATCGGCAGTGTTCTTTGCCTATATTGGCTTTGATGCCATCTCTACCACCGCCGAAGAATGCGAAAACCCACAGCGCGACCTGCCCCGGGCTATGATCATTGCCCTTATACTTTGTACGGTCCTCTATGTGATCCTGGCGCTGGTACTCACCGGCATGGTGCCTTATTATGAGCTGGCTGTGGGCGATCCGCTGGCGTTTGTGTTCTCCCGCGTTAACCTGGATGCCATTGCCGGTATCGTAGCGGTGAGCGCCATTGTGGCCATGGCCAGTGTGTTGCTGGTGTTCCAGTACGGGCAGCCGCGCATCTGGATGAGCATGAGCCGCGACGGCCTGTTACCCAAAGTGTTCTCCCGCATCCACCCCAAGTATAAAACACCTTCTTTTGCCACGATCGTAACCGGTTTTGTGGTGGCTATTCCGGCGCTGTTCATGAACCTGACCGAAGTGACCGACCTGACAAGTATAGGCACCCTGTTTGCTTTTGTGCTGGTTTGCGGGGGCGTGCTTATTCAGGAAGATTACCACGAGGTACCGGCTGGTAAGAAGATATTCCGGGTGCCCTACATCAATGGCAAGTATATTCTGCCGCTGCTCATGATTGTGGGGTTAGGCGTACTGTTTACCTACAACCGCGAAGGCATCGACACCTTTTTAAGTATGCGCAATGGCACCGAACAGGGATGGGACGTTTTTAAACACAAGATTCCGTTGATCGGCTTTTTTATCGTTACTGCCGTGATCACCGTGCTCACCTTTACCCGCAATTTCTCGCTTATACCGGTGCTGGGTCTGCTGACCAACCTCTACCTGATGACGGAACTGGGCATTACCAACTGGAGCCGCTTCTTAATCTGGCTGGTGCTGGGCCTGATCATTTACTTCTTCTACGGGTATAAGAACAGCAAGCTGGCTAAAGCGGAAGAACCTGTAAGCGTATAA
- a CDS encoding DedA family protein, protein MIELLQQLIDFVLHIDKHLVELTQQYHGWVYLIVFLIVFCETGLIVTPFLPGDSLLFALGALAALPESGLHIVLILVLMCVAAILGDSVNYLFGRKLGDQVYQRNYWFLKREYLDEAQLFYNRYGGRTIVYARFIPIVRTFAPFVAGIGKMHYRNFVVYNVLGALVWVFLFCLAGYFLGNIPVVKENFSLLVIGIIVISIMPPIIALLKKKTSSKA, encoded by the coding sequence ATGATTGAGCTTTTACAGCAACTGATAGACTTTGTGCTGCACATCGACAAGCACCTGGTAGAGTTAACACAGCAGTACCATGGCTGGGTGTACCTGATCGTATTCCTCATCGTGTTTTGTGAAACTGGCCTGATTGTTACCCCTTTCCTGCCCGGCGACTCGTTGCTATTTGCCTTGGGTGCCCTGGCTGCCTTGCCCGAATCGGGCCTGCATATCGTCCTGATCCTGGTCCTGATGTGTGTGGCTGCTATCCTGGGCGACTCAGTCAACTACCTGTTCGGGCGAAAACTCGGAGACCAGGTATACCAGCGCAACTACTGGTTCCTGAAGCGGGAGTACCTGGACGAGGCCCAACTTTTCTATAACCGCTATGGCGGCCGTACCATTGTGTATGCCCGTTTTATCCCTATTGTGCGCACCTTTGCCCCTTTTGTGGCAGGTATCGGCAAAATGCATTACCGTAACTTTGTTGTCTACAATGTGCTAGGAGCGCTGGTGTGGGTATTTTTGTTTTGCCTGGCAGGCTATTTCCTGGGCAACATCCCGGTCGTGAAGGAGAACTTCTCGCTACTCGTGATCGGCATCATCGTCATATCCATTATGCCGCCCATTATCGCGCTTCTCAAGAAAAAAACCTCCTCCAAAGCATAA